A region of the bacterium genome:
ATGATGAAAAAAATGATGAAGATGATGAAACATAAAGGCGGCGGAAATCGTCTGCCGTTTGGATTTTAACCAAAGGAGATCACCGTTGGCTGTCAAATTACGATTACGTCGATTCGGCAAAAAGAAGCAACCCTTTTATCGCATCATTGCCATTGATTCGCGATCCTCTCGCGACAGCTCGTACTTGGACAAAATTGGCCATTACAATCCGATCGTTGTGCCTGCTGAGATCGTGATCGACAAGGCAAAAGCCCTCAAGTGGCTGAACTCCGGCGCGATTCCCTCGGATACGGTCCGCAGTCTGTTCCGCCGGCAGGGCGTGCTGCTTGAATGGAATTTGATCAAGACCGGTGCGGACGACGCCAAGATCGCGG
Encoded here:
- the rpsP gene encoding 30S ribosomal protein S16 produces the protein MAVKLRLRRFGKKKQPFYRIIAIDSRSSRDSSYLDKIGHYNPIVVPAEIVIDKAKALKWLNSGAIPSDTVRSLFRRQGVLLEWNLIKTGADDAKIAEELSKWQLSQAERAKRIEAKAAQLKREKAEAKKKEAEAAPAEEKAAE